A genomic stretch from Nitrospirota bacterium includes:
- a CDS encoding OB-fold nucleic acid binding domain-containing protein, with amino-acid sequence MGKGMAALVLVMLLATGCSAEKYGLGVDSSSPTVMVKDIILKPELQGRQVTLEGKIISQCQSNGCWFFLQDATGQVFINLAPNNFALPSRMGKKARVTGVVVAGPEGYQIVARGVEVK; translated from the coding sequence ATGGGTAAAGGAATGGCGGCGCTCGTCCTGGTGATGCTGCTCGCTACCGGGTGCAGCGCCGAAAAATACGGCCTCGGGGTCGACAGCAGCTCGCCCACGGTCATGGTCAAGGACATCATCCTCAAACCGGAGCTCCAGGGGCGGCAGGTGACCCTCGAGGGGAAGATCATCTCGCAGTGCCAGTCGAACGGCTGCTGGTTCTTTCTCCAGGACGCGACCGGCCAGGTCTTCATAAACCTGGCGCCGAACAACTTCGCGCTCCCTTCCCGCATGGGGAAGAAGGCGCGGGTTACGGGCGTCGTCGTCGCAGGTCCCGAAGGCTACCAGATCGTCGCCCGCGGAGTCGAAGTGAAATGA
- the rapZ gene encoding RNase adapter RapZ, whose product MEHRKIEVVVVSGLSGAGKTVALRALEDIGYFCIDNLPVTLIDPFLSTVKAGESIRKIGIGVDVREKFFLADVYRILSRLKEQYLVEILFLEAEKQVMVRRYKETRRPHPMVAMGRAAGIDEAIGEEVSLLAGMREAADKIIDTSNYTPHQLRHLIISTHGDVQAALGMTISMISFGFKFGVPADIDLLFDVRFLPNPYFVPELKPLKGTDREVADFVLRRDETKEFLDRLAGLLDFLLPHYIKEGRSYLVIGVGCTGGRHRSPAVVEKIAEQIKLRHGLEPSVTHRDIGV is encoded by the coding sequence ATGGAACACCGGAAGATCGAAGTCGTCGTGGTGAGCGGGCTCTCGGGCGCGGGCAAGACCGTCGCCCTCAGGGCTCTCGAAGACATCGGCTACTTCTGCATCGATAACCTGCCGGTGACCCTCATCGACCCCTTCCTCTCGACGGTCAAGGCCGGGGAGAGCATACGGAAGATCGGCATCGGCGTGGACGTAAGAGAGAAGTTCTTTCTCGCCGACGTCTATCGGATACTTTCCCGCCTCAAAGAGCAGTACCTGGTCGAGATACTCTTCCTCGAGGCCGAAAAACAGGTCATGGTAAGGCGGTACAAGGAGACGCGGCGCCCGCATCCCATGGTCGCCATGGGCAGGGCCGCGGGCATCGACGAGGCGATCGGCGAAGAGGTGTCGCTCCTCGCCGGCATGCGGGAGGCGGCGGACAAGATCATCGACACCTCCAACTATACCCCCCACCAGCTGCGGCATCTCATCATATCGACGCACGGCGATGTCCAGGCAGCGCTGGGCATGACGATCTCGATGATCTCCTTCGGCTTCAAATTCGGCGTGCCGGCCGATATCGACCTCCTCTTCGACGTCCGCTTTCTGCCCAATCCCTACTTCGTCCCCGAGCTGAAGCCGCTGAAGGGCACGGACCGGGAGGTCGCCGACTTCGTGCTCCGCCGCGACGAGACGAAGGAGTTCCTCGACCGGCTCGCGGGTCTCCTCGATTTCCTGCTCCCCCACTATATAAAGGAAGGCCGTTCCTATCTGGTCATCGGCGTCGGCTGCACCGGCGGCCGCCACCGCTCGCCTGCCGTGGTCGAGAAGATAGCGGAGCAGATCAAGCTCAGGCATGGCCTCGAACCGTCCGTCACCCACCGCGATATCGGCGTCTGA
- a CDS encoding FtsX-like permease family protein — MTGFIRLAVKNLARHRTRSILTLFGIAASVAVLFSILSFNKGFDKGLSRELARTGIHFMVVPSGCAHEVASLVLHGSIIPKFLDTSVMDILKRQEGIGLMTPILVAQLPNPEQGKIDLIYGVEMAALRALKPSWEIDGSVPASDNEILLGAEVAGHASIKKGDSITYPQVNTTFRVAGIVKKTGSQDDAFIYMSISKAQELLKKPSGATAIGVKVEKPEAMAAIIDQLNEKVPGIQIITMNQVMNSIGNLAASAKVLSLSIALIAIFISAVGVMNSILMAVFERTQEIGMMRAIGASRGDIFRIVLLETTGLTLVGGIIGVVMAGIGNDIIETFVRAFMPYVPSGDVVSFEPALAAASLAFTVIIGLLSGIYPAWKASTINPIEAIKG, encoded by the coding sequence ATGACGGGCTTCATCAGGCTGGCGGTTAAGAACCTCGCGCGCCACCGGACGCGGAGCATATTGACGCTCTTCGGCATCGCCGCCTCGGTGGCGGTGCTCTTCTCGATCCTCTCGTTCAACAAGGGGTTCGACAAGGGCCTCTCCCGGGAGCTCGCGCGGACCGGCATCCATTTCATGGTAGTGCCCTCGGGGTGCGCCCATGAGGTGGCGTCGCTCGTCCTCCACGGCTCGATCATTCCCAAGTTCCTCGACACGTCGGTAATGGACATACTGAAGCGGCAGGAGGGGATCGGGCTGATGACCCCGATCCTCGTGGCCCAGCTCCCCAACCCGGAGCAGGGGAAGATCGATCTTATTTACGGGGTCGAGATGGCGGCGCTCCGGGCGCTCAAGCCGTCGTGGGAGATCGACGGCAGCGTGCCGGCGTCGGACAATGAAATCCTCCTGGGAGCGGAAGTGGCCGGCCATGCGTCGATCAAAAAGGGAGACAGCATCACGTATCCCCAGGTGAACACGACCTTCAGGGTTGCGGGCATCGTGAAGAAGACCGGCAGCCAGGACGATGCGTTCATTTATATGTCCATCAGCAAGGCGCAGGAGCTGCTCAAGAAGCCTTCGGGAGCGACGGCGATCGGCGTGAAGGTGGAGAAGCCCGAGGCGATGGCGGCGATCATCGACCAGCTCAACGAGAAAGTGCCGGGCATACAGATCATAACGATGAACCAGGTCATGAACAGCATCGGGAACCTCGCCGCCTCTGCAAAGGTGCTGAGCCTCTCGATCGCCCTTATCGCGATCTTCATCAGCGCGGTCGGGGTGATGAACTCCATCCTCATGGCCGTCTTCGAGCGCACGCAGGAGATCGGCATGATGCGCGCCATCGGGGCTTCGCGCGGGGACATCTTCAGGATCGTCCTGCTCGAGACCACGGGGCTGACCCTGGTCGGCGGCATTATCGGCGTAGTCATGGCCGGCATCGGGAACGATATCATAGAGACTTTCGTGCGGGCCTTCATGCCCTATGTGCCGAGCGGCGATGTCGTGAGCTTCGAGCCGGCGCTGGCCGCGGCGAGCCTCGCCTTCACCGTCATTATAGGCCTGCTCTCGGGGATCTATCCCGCGTGGAAGGCGTCAACCATCAATCCGATAGAGGCGATAAAGGGATGA
- the raiA gene encoding ribosome-associated translation inhibitor RaiA, translated as MNVIVNGRHLEITPALKSYAEEKIGKFDKFLANIGEAVVTLSVEKYRHKAEVLLKVNGVLIQAESVTGEVYSAIDEVVEKLEKQVKKYKEKHHDYRKGEKRAAEAPAPRAEEGGRIIKHKRFDMKPMSSEEAVHQMELLDKDFFVFTNEKSGDINVVYRRDDGNYGLIEPVK; from the coding sequence ATGAATGTGATTGTCAACGGTCGTCATCTTGAGATAACCCCTGCCCTGAAGAGCTATGCCGAAGAGAAGATCGGCAAGTTCGACAAGTTCCTGGCGAATATCGGCGAGGCGGTGGTGACCCTGAGCGTCGAGAAATACCGCCATAAGGCCGAGGTGCTGCTCAAGGTGAACGGCGTCCTGATCCAGGCCGAGAGCGTCACCGGCGAAGTCTATTCCGCCATCGACGAGGTCGTCGAAAAGCTCGAGAAGCAGGTCAAGAAATACAAGGAGAAGCACCACGACTACCGCAAAGGCGAGAAGCGGGCCGCCGAAGCGCCTGCGCCGCGGGCAGAGGAAGGCGGACGGATCATCAAGCACAAGCGGTTCGATATGAAGCCCATGAGCTCCGAAGAGGCGGTCCACCAGATGGAGCTGCTCGACAAGGACTTCTTCGTATTCACCAATGAGAAGAGCGGCGACATCAATGTCGTCTACCGCCGGGATGACGGCAACTACGGCCTGATAGAGCCGGTCAAGTAG
- a CDS encoding F0F1 ATP synthase subunit epsilon, translating to MDTTLRLDIVTPHGLVMSGDVDEITAAGSEGEFGILPGHVPFITTLRIGMLAVKKGSSTEYIFVSSGYAEVSADKVVVLADSAEKAESIDVERAIAARKRAEERLKQAEKIDFARAEAALERATIRIQVAERRGRA from the coding sequence ATGGACACTACATTAAGACTGGACATTGTTACACCGCACGGGCTCGTGATGAGCGGCGATGTGGATGAAATCACCGCGGCCGGCAGCGAGGGCGAGTTCGGGATACTGCCGGGGCATGTCCCGTTCATTACGACGCTCAGGATCGGCATGCTGGCCGTGAAGAAGGGGAGCTCCACGGAGTACATCTTCGTGAGCTCGGGGTATGCCGAAGTCTCCGCCGACAAGGTGGTCGTTCTGGCCGACAGCGCGGAGAAGGCGGAAAGCATCGACGTGGAGCGGGCGATCGCTGCCAGGAAGCGCGCCGAAGAGCGGCTCAAGCAGGCCGAGAAGATCGATTTCGCCCGTGCCGAGGCAGCGCTCGAGCGTGCGACGATCAGGATACAGGTCGCGGAGCGGAGGGGAAGAGCCTAA
- a CDS encoding ABC transporter ATP-binding protein, with protein sequence MIQLREVEKVYRRGAEEVHALRGVDLDIREGELLSIVGPSGAGKTTLLHILGCLDTPTAGSVRFDGVEVEHMAESELVVLRRKKIGFIFQQFYLIPGLTVAENVALPLLFNRRAVQRDRIASIVEMVGLKERMHHAPNQLSGGEMQRVAIARSLVNDPEVVLADEPTGNLDSENSERIFELLRTLNRKGLTVVMITHNGDLASRADRVVRIKDGRVQAA encoded by the coding sequence ATGATACAGCTACGGGAAGTCGAAAAGGTATACCGGCGCGGTGCAGAGGAGGTGCATGCCCTCAGGGGGGTTGATCTCGACATCCGAGAGGGCGAGCTCCTCTCGATCGTCGGTCCTTCGGGCGCGGGGAAGACGACGCTGCTCCATATCCTCGGCTGTCTCGATACGCCGACGGCAGGCAGCGTGCGGTTCGACGGCGTCGAGGTGGAGCATATGGCCGAGTCCGAGCTCGTGGTGCTCCGCAGGAAGAAGATCGGGTTCATCTTCCAGCAGTTCTATCTCATACCGGGTCTTACCGTAGCCGAGAACGTCGCCTTGCCGCTGCTGTTCAACAGGCGCGCGGTTCAGCGGGACCGTATTGCGTCGATTGTCGAGATGGTCGGTCTCAAGGAAAGGATGCACCATGCGCCGAACCAGCTCAGCGGCGGCGAGATGCAGCGGGTGGCGATCGCGCGCTCCCTGGTGAACGACCCCGAGGTGGTGCTCGCCGACGAGCCGACGGGCAACCTCGACTCCGAGAACAGCGAGCGGATCTTCGAGCTCCTGCGGACCCTCAACCGGAAGGGGCTCACCGTCGTCATGATCACGCATAATGGCGACCTCGCCTCGCGGGCGGACCGGGTGGTGCGGATCAAGGACGGCAGGGTCCAGGCCGCGTAG
- a CDS encoding ATP synthase F0 subunit B has protein sequence MQSALYTNALAASGGAHHGGWGTPMEWVWRLLNFGVLVFILVKFAGKPLKDYLRSRRELIEKSITEAQEAKELARKALADVEERLRLKDKEIEEIKAAAAGSGEREKQRLIEEGERLKEKILEQAKTNIDYEVKRAKDVIKAEAVDAAMQLAEEKIKATMTKEDQDRLLQESLKLIEGKN, from the coding sequence ATGCAATCCGCCCTTTACACCAACGCGCTCGCTGCTAGCGGGGGGGCGCACCACGGGGGCTGGGGCACGCCGATGGAGTGGGTCTGGCGGCTGCTCAACTTCGGCGTCCTCGTCTTTATCCTCGTGAAATTCGCCGGCAAGCCGCTGAAGGACTATCTCCGGAGCCGGCGGGAGCTGATTGAAAAGAGCATCACCGAGGCGCAGGAGGCGAAGGAGCTTGCGCGGAAGGCGCTCGCCGATGTCGAGGAGCGGCTCAGGCTGAAGGACAAGGAGATCGAGGAGATCAAGGCTGCTGCTGCAGGCTCCGGCGAGAGGGAGAAGCAGCGGCTTATCGAAGAGGGAGAACGGCTCAAGGAAAAGATACTGGAGCAGGCAAAGACCAATATCGATTACGAGGTGAAGCGGGCGAAGGATGTGATCAAGGCGGAGGCGGTGGATGCCGCCATGCAGCTTGCCGAAGAGAAGATCAAGGCCACGATGACCAAAGAGGACCAGGACAGGCTCCTGCAGGAATCTCTTAAATTGATAGAGGGTAAAAATTGA
- the atpD gene encoding F0F1 ATP synthase subunit beta, translating to MNEGKVSQVIGAVVDVEFDKELPAILNALKIESPGDPAKGVPALDITLEVASHLGENKVRTIAMQTTDGVVRGMRVKDSGLPISIPVGKGTLGRIMNVVGDPYDKLGPIQTTERLPIHRPAPDFTEQEPVSQVFETGVKVFDLLVPFVRGGKMGMFGGAGVGKTVVIMEMIHNIALKHGGVSVFAGVGERTREGNDLYREMKESGVVNNVALIYGQMNEPPGARLRVSLTALTAAEYFRDQGQDVLIFIDNIFRYTLAGSEVSALLGRMPSAVGYQPNLGTDMGNLQERITTTKKGAITSMQAIYVPADDLTDPAVATAFTHLDGTVVLSRQISELGIYPAVDPLDSTSRALDPLVIGEEHYGVARKVQSILQRYKELQDIIAILGMEELAEDDKLTVSRARKIQRFLSQPFHVAEVFTGRAGKYVKLEDTIKGFKAIADGQYDDVPEQAFYMTGGIEEVEENARKLGWSR from the coding sequence ATGAATGAAGGCAAGGTCTCGCAGGTCATTGGTGCAGTCGTCGACGTGGAGTTCGACAAAGAGCTTCCCGCAATTCTCAACGCCTTGAAGATAGAATCTCCCGGCGACCCTGCGAAGGGAGTCCCGGCCCTCGACATCACCCTCGAGGTGGCGTCCCACCTCGGCGAGAACAAGGTGAGGACGATCGCGATGCAGACCACCGACGGCGTGGTCCGCGGCATGAGGGTCAAGGATTCCGGCCTCCCGATATCGATCCCGGTCGGCAAAGGGACGCTCGGCAGGATCATGAACGTCGTCGGCGACCCCTACGACAAGCTCGGTCCCATTCAGACCACGGAGCGGCTGCCGATCCACCGGCCTGCGCCCGACTTCACCGAGCAGGAGCCGGTCTCCCAGGTCTTCGAGACGGGCGTTAAGGTCTTCGACCTTCTCGTCCCCTTTGTCCGCGGCGGCAAGATGGGGATGTTCGGCGGCGCCGGTGTCGGCAAGACCGTCGTTATCATGGAGATGATCCACAACATCGCCCTGAAGCACGGCGGCGTCTCGGTCTTCGCGGGCGTCGGCGAAAGGACGAGAGAGGGAAACGACCTCTACCGCGAAATGAAGGAGTCGGGCGTCGTCAACAACGTCGCCCTGATCTACGGCCAGATGAACGAACCCCCCGGAGCGCGGCTGAGGGTCAGCCTCACCGCCCTTACCGCAGCAGAATACTTCAGGGACCAGGGCCAGGACGTGCTCATCTTCATCGACAACATATTCAGATACACCCTCGCCGGTTCCGAAGTCTCGGCGCTCCTCGGAAGAATGCCGTCTGCGGTCGGCTACCAGCCGAACCTCGGTACGGATATGGGCAACCTCCAGGAGAGGATCACGACCACCAAGAAGGGCGCGATCACCTCGATGCAGGCGATCTACGTTCCTGCCGACGACCTGACCGACCCTGCGGTCGCAACGGCCTTTACCCATCTCGACGGAACCGTCGTTCTCTCGCGCCAGATCTCGGAGCTCGGCATCTATCCTGCCGTGGACCCGCTGGATTCGACCTCCCGCGCGCTCGACCCGCTCGTCATCGGCGAGGAGCACTACGGCGTTGCGAGAAAGGTGCAGTCGATCCTCCAACGCTACAAGGAGCTCCAGGACATCATCGCCATTCTCGGTATGGAAGAGCTCGCTGAAGACGACAAGCTTACCGTCTCCCGGGCGAGAAAGATACAGCGCTTCCTGAGCCAGCCGTTCCATGTTGCCGAGGTCTTTACCGGCAGGGCGGGCAAATACGTGAAGCTCGAGGATACCATAAAAGGCTTCAAGGCGATCGCCGACGGCCAGTACGACGATGTACCCGAGCAGGCGTTCTACATGACGGGCGGCATCGAGGAGGTCGAGGAGAACGCACGGAAGCTCGGCTGGAGCAGGTAA
- the atpG gene encoding ATP synthase F1 subunit gamma, protein MPGLKEIRKRIGSVKSTKQITKAMKMVAAAKFRKAQTRIIELRPYADKMNAVLSGLAKTVETGHPLLEVRLRKSVEVLVLTSDKGLCGAFNTNIMKAALRLIKELRADGAAVSVSAIGKKGTDLFKRRNIALRQSWTGISGRISYLNAKEITQNIIEEYINERCDEVYLVYNEFKSALVQKVSVARLLPLAPVSAEGAAAPEEAADFLYEPSQQTIFDMLLPKNLEIQVFRALLESQASEEAARMTSMENATKAADDMIAALTLQYNKARQASITKELMDIVGGVEALKQ, encoded by the coding sequence ATGCCTGGGTTAAAAGAGATACGAAAGAGAATCGGCTCGGTCAAGAGCACGAAGCAGATCACCAAGGCCATGAAGATGGTTGCCGCAGCCAAATTCAGGAAGGCGCAGACGAGGATCATCGAGCTGCGGCCGTATGCCGACAAGATGAACGCGGTGCTTTCCGGCCTCGCGAAGACCGTCGAGACAGGCCATCCCCTTCTCGAGGTGCGTCTCAGGAAGAGTGTCGAGGTCCTGGTCCTGACGAGCGACAAAGGTCTCTGCGGCGCCTTCAACACCAACATCATGAAGGCTGCTCTCAGGCTCATCAAGGAGCTGCGGGCCGACGGGGCTGCGGTGAGCGTCAGCGCTATCGGCAAGAAAGGGACCGACCTCTTCAAGCGGAGAAACATTGCCTTGCGGCAGTCCTGGACCGGCATTTCAGGGCGGATCTCCTACCTGAATGCCAAGGAAATCACCCAGAACATCATTGAGGAATACATCAATGAGCGCTGCGACGAGGTGTATCTCGTCTACAACGAGTTCAAGTCGGCGCTGGTGCAGAAGGTGTCGGTAGCGCGCCTGCTGCCCCTTGCACCCGTCTCCGCCGAGGGTGCTGCGGCCCCGGAGGAAGCGGCGGACTTCCTGTACGAGCCCTCGCAGCAGACTATCTTCGATATGCTGCTGCCGAAGAACCTCGAGATACAGGTGTTCCGGGCGCTCCTCGAATCCCAGGCTTCCGAAGAGGCTGCACGGATGACCTCTATGGAGAATGCGACGAAGGCCGCCGACGATATGATCGCAGCCCTTACCCTGCAGTACAACAAGGCGCGGCAGGCGTCGATTACGAAAGAGCTCATGGATATCGTGGGCGGCGTCGAGGCATTGAAGCAATGA
- a CDS encoding cysteine desulfurase family protein, translating into MIYLDHNATTPLAQEVKDALAGAVELFGNPSSSHRPGRAAKEAIEQARAQVARLIGSAPDEIVFTSGGTEANNLALIGAAYRRRRGHVITSSIEHPSVLNPVRWLETRGFEATYLPVDEEGLVDPYEVSRAIRKDTVLISIMHSNNETGVLQLIDEIGIIARQHRIPFHSDAAQSVGKVGISVAELPVDMLTIVSHKFYGPKGVGALYIRNLGSGLKSPGQEEPACSLRAEAEAAVPDPIMFGAGHERGMRPGTENILGIVGLGTAAELATRDLPARYEHMRRMRDLLHGSLLESGLPLTLNGHPYLRLPNTLNISIKGIVGDDLVERLKEEVAFSAGSACHAGRRTPSAVLTAMGVPESEALSAVRLSVGKDTSPAEVEDAVEKIVASAGYFL; encoded by the coding sequence ATGATCTACCTCGATCACAACGCGACAACGCCCCTCGCTCAGGAGGTGAAGGATGCGCTCGCCGGAGCCGTCGAGCTCTTCGGCAATCCTTCCAGCTCCCATCGTCCCGGCAGGGCCGCAAAAGAGGCGATCGAACAGGCGCGGGCGCAGGTAGCCCGCCTGATCGGCAGCGCGCCGGATGAAATCGTCTTCACCTCCGGCGGGACCGAGGCGAACAACCTCGCGCTGATCGGCGCCGCGTACAGGCGCCGGCGGGGACATGTGATCACCTCTTCCATCGAGCACCCCTCGGTGCTGAACCCGGTACGGTGGCTCGAGACGCGCGGGTTCGAGGCGACCTATCTCCCGGTCGACGAGGAGGGACTCGTCGACCCGTACGAGGTGAGCAGGGCGATACGGAAGGATACCGTCCTGATCAGCATCATGCACTCGAACAACGAGACCGGCGTTCTGCAGCTCATCGACGAGATCGGGATCATCGCGCGCCAGCACCGCATCCCCTTTCACTCCGATGCAGCGCAGAGCGTCGGGAAGGTCGGCATCTCGGTGGCGGAGCTGCCGGTCGATATGCTGACCATCGTCTCCCACAAGTTCTACGGTCCCAAAGGGGTCGGCGCTCTCTATATAAGGAATCTCGGCTCCGGGCTGAAGTCCCCGGGACAAGAGGAGCCGGCATGCTCCCTGCGCGCAGAGGCGGAAGCCGCTGTGCCGGATCCGATCATGTTCGGCGCAGGGCATGAGCGGGGCATGCGGCCGGGCACCGAGAATATCCTCGGTATCGTCGGCCTCGGCACGGCAGCCGAGCTCGCGACGCGGGACCTGCCGGCGCGGTACGAGCATATGCGGCGAATGCGCGACCTGCTCCATGGGTCGTTGTTGGAGAGCGGCCTTCCCCTGACGCTGAACGGGCATCCCTACCTCCGTCTTCCCAATACCTTGAATATCTCGATAAAAGGTATTGTCGGCGACGATCTCGTTGAACGGTTGAAAGAAGAGGTCGCCTTCTCCGCGGGCTCCGCCTGCCACGCCGGCAGACGGACTCCTTCCGCGGTGCTCACCGCGATGGGAGTGCCCGAGAGCGAAGCCCTCTCCGCAGTGAGATTGAGCGTCGGGAAGGATACGTCTCCTGCCGAAGTCGAGGACGCTGTAGAAAAGATTGTCGCCTCCGCTGGTTACTTTTTGTAG
- a CDS encoding ATP synthase F0 subunit B, with product MLDFKLVPFLVLLANFIVLLIILNRILFTPLAKVFKEREVATVGALDEAKAMSARKDEAVATMNAELLAAKNKAKEAYAAVREEGQAVQKETLSKAEAHAVGMIEQARKELQAEAEKARAALRGDIDKFSEEIVRKLVKAA from the coding sequence ATGCTAGATTTCAAACTAGTCCCTTTTTTAGTTCTCCTTGCCAATTTTATCGTCTTGCTGATCATCCTTAATAGAATCCTTTTCACTCCCCTCGCCAAAGTTTTCAAAGAACGCGAAGTCGCCACCGTCGGCGCCCTCGACGAAGCGAAGGCCATGTCGGCCCGGAAGGACGAGGCGGTCGCGACAATGAACGCAGAGCTGCTCGCAGCGAAGAACAAGGCCAAAGAGGCGTATGCTGCGGTGCGGGAGGAAGGGCAGGCGGTGCAGAAGGAGACGCTCTCGAAGGCCGAGGCGCATGCCGTGGGAATGATCGAACAGGCGAGGAAAGAGCTCCAGGCCGAGGCTGAAAAGGCGAGGGCCGCGCTCAGAGGCGATATCGATAAATTCTCGGAAGAGATCGTGAGAAAGCTGGTGAAAGCAGCATGA
- the atpH gene encoding ATP synthase F1 subunit delta produces MKKVKGVKKYARQFLSTVDLSEVPQGIEQLQAIAGLMEKDKRFRNLLVSPLFSEDESRQVIAYLSRKLTMSEKTGRYLQYLLRINALGALPEILNAIVAQYLEMKKRSRAVVTSPVPLSREYETQLAGSLKKVTGRDIDLEFVVDPALLGGVRIKVGSTMYDSSIKGQLGLLKDKLIKG; encoded by the coding sequence TTGAAAAAGGTAAAGGGTGTCAAAAAATACGCGCGTCAATTCTTGAGCACTGTCGACCTGAGCGAGGTTCCCCAGGGGATCGAGCAGCTGCAGGCGATAGCCGGCCTGATGGAAAAGGATAAGCGGTTCAGGAACCTCCTCGTAAGCCCTCTCTTCAGCGAGGACGAGAGCAGGCAGGTCATTGCGTACCTCAGCCGGAAGCTCACGATGTCCGAGAAGACGGGCCGGTATCTCCAGTACCTCCTCCGGATCAACGCCCTGGGCGCCCTCCCGGAGATCCTCAACGCGATCGTCGCCCAGTATCTCGAGATGAAGAAACGCTCCAGGGCGGTGGTGACCTCGCCGGTCCCGTTGAGCAGAGAGTATGAGACGCAGCTGGCCGGGTCGCTCAAGAAGGTGACCGGAAGGGATATCGACCTCGAGTTCGTCGTCGATCCCGCGCTCCTGGGCGGCGTCAGGATAAAAGTGGGCAGCACCATGTACGACAGCAGTATAAAAGGCCAGTTGGGGCTTTTGAAAGATAAGCTCATAAAGGGGTGA
- the atpA gene encoding F0F1 ATP synthase subunit alpha, whose protein sequence is MEIKVDEISEYLKKQITDFEKRVDVSEVGVVTGVGDGIARIYGLENCMASELLEFPNNVFGMALNLEEDTVGAVLFGEDTAIKEGDVAKRTGKIMSVPAGEEMIGRVVNAIGQPIDGKGPIAAKTSRIVDVVAPGIVDRQPVREPLQTGVKAIDAMIPVGRGQRELIIGDRQTGKTAIAIDAIINQKGSGVVCIYVAVGQKRASVARVVKTLEEHGAMDHTIVVSATASEPAPLQYIAPYTGCAIGEYFRDNGKHALIIYDDLSKQATAYRQLSLILRRPPGREAFPGDVFYLHSRLLERAAKLSDELGGGSLTALPIIETQAGDVSAYIPTNVISITDGQIYLEPDLFYAGVRPAVNVGLSVSRVGSAAQTKAMKQVAGTLRLDLAQFRELAAFAQFGSDLDKSTLAQIERGKRMVEILKQDQYVPLPVEDQVAILFAGSQGHLDDIPVDALKKFEAEFYSFMKDRKTDVRNELREKKAIDDTMKEKLTAAVTEFKKSFIV, encoded by the coding sequence ATGGAAATCAAAGTAGACGAGATTAGTGAGTACCTGAAAAAGCAGATCACCGATTTCGAGAAGCGCGTCGATGTCAGCGAGGTGGGGGTCGTCACCGGCGTCGGCGACGGTATCGCCCGGATTTACGGACTCGAAAACTGCATGGCGTCGGAGCTTCTCGAGTTCCCCAACAATGTCTTCGGCATGGCGCTCAACCTCGAGGAAGACACGGTCGGCGCGGTCCTCTTCGGCGAGGACACGGCGATCAAAGAGGGCGATGTCGCCAAGAGGACCGGCAAGATCATGTCGGTTCCCGCAGGCGAAGAGATGATCGGCAGGGTCGTCAATGCTATCGGCCAGCCGATCGACGGCAAGGGCCCGATCGCCGCCAAGACGAGCAGGATCGTCGATGTCGTCGCCCCCGGTATCGTCGACCGGCAGCCGGTCAGGGAGCCCCTCCAGACGGGCGTCAAGGCCATCGACGCCATGATCCCGGTCGGCAGGGGCCAGCGAGAGCTTATCATCGGCGACCGCCAGACCGGGAAGACCGCGATCGCGATCGATGCGATCATCAACCAGAAGGGCAGCGGCGTCGTCTGCATCTACGTCGCCGTCGGACAGAAGAGGGCGAGCGTCGCCCGCGTGGTCAAGACCCTCGAAGAGCATGGCGCCATGGACCACACCATCGTCGTCTCGGCAACGGCGAGCGAGCCGGCGCCGCTCCAGTATATAGCCCCTTATACGGGATGCGCCATCGGCGAATACTTCAGGGATAACGGGAAGCATGCCCTGATCATCTATGACGACCTGAGCAAGCAGGCTACCGCTTACCGCCAGCTGTCGCTCATCCTGAGGCGTCCTCCCGGACGCGAGGCGTTCCCCGGCGACGTCTTCTACCTCCACTCGAGACTGCTCGAGCGGGCGGCGAAGCTGAGCGACGAGCTCGGCGGCGGCTCGCTGACGGCGCTCCCGATCATCGAGACGCAGGCCGGCGACGTCTCCGCCTATATCCCGACGAACGTCATCTCGATCACCGACGGCCAGATCTATCTCGAGCCCGACCTCTTCTATGCGGGCGTACGGCCGGCCGTCAACGTCGGCCTGTCGGTCAGCCGGGTCGGCAGCGCGGCCCAGACCAAGGCGATGAAGCAGGTCGCCGGTACCCTCAGGCTCGACCTCGCGCAGTTCAGGGAGCTCGCCGCCTTCGCGCAGTTCGGCTCCGACCTCGACAAGTCGACGCTGGCCCAGATCGAGAGAGGAAAACGGATGGTCGAAATCCTCAAGCAGGACCAGTATGTGCCGCTCCCGGTCGAGGACCAGGTAGCGATACTCTTCGCCGGCTCCCAGGGGCATCTCGACGATATCCCGGTCGATGCGTTGAAGAAATTCGAGGCCGAGTTCTACAGCTTCATGAAGGACAGGAAGACGGACGTGAGGAACGAGCTGAGAGAGAAGAAGGCGATCGACGACACGATGAAAGAGAAGCTCACCGCCGCCGTTACCGAGTTCAAGAAGAGCTTTATCGTATAA